From Arachis hypogaea cultivar Tifrunner chromosome 3, arahy.Tifrunner.gnm2.J5K5, whole genome shotgun sequence:
GATGTAAAAAGTATTCTCTGGTTTAATTAATGATATCCGTATATATATACCTTTTGATAGCTCCATAACCACGACTACCTAAAACCAACAGGGATGCACGGTGCCTATCAACAGCATCACACAACACATTCCTAGCATCACCCTCAACAATTTCCACCAAAGCTCCGTGAACCTAAAATTTAACATAACCAGCCAGATTTATAAATCAATTAGGTCCTTGTCATAaacaaatttaaagtttatgtttACTACTAAAACAAAAAACGGTAATTTTGAAAACATCTAACAAATGTAACTAAAATTAACATCACATTTTTTCTactatttgataaatttttttattttttttttcaaattgaaaagtattatcaagtagtaaaaaaagataatataaattttaacctCAATAATACTTAAAAagtataactaaaattaatataaaatttttctaTTTGGTAACACTTCTTAATTTgatcacattttttatttttattttttataaattgaaaaGTATAATCAAATAGTAAAAATGTGATGTTAATTTTAGTTACCTTTTTTAGgtgttttcaaaattattttatagttattattgTGGTCACCATAATTATAACTACCATAATAACATTTAaatgtgtgtgagagagagagtcAAAGAGAGTCACATTAGAGCGCAGCATAGACATTTTTTTTAACTTGGATAGGATCACCACAAAATTATATATGTACTATACCGATTAAAATATGGTTAATGTTctaaggaaaaagaaagagaagatgtACAATACCGATTTACTAGTGCAAATTTGCTTAGCTTTTTCTGTAACTTGATCAGCGACCAATTTGAGCTCCAAATCTACGGCAGGGAAAATTTCAGGCCCTATGGCCactgctatatatatataacatgaagaatataaatatatatatgtatagtaaTAGTATACCAATGTTAAAGTGTATgttatgtatgtatatacatatataagatGAATAATTTGAATTGAGAAATATTAGAGGCGATGAGACCAGACATCATAATCTATTATTTGAATAATTCTATACATCTAAgtctttttgttaattaaatttaaaataaaatttattaaaaattattttaaatcttattatttaatttaattgaacttgatttataaaaaaatttaaatatataatattatttttattattttatttttatttaattacttaactattaattctattttttagtctaatttattgatgattaacagcataaaaaataattatttaatatttttgatatgaATTACCAGGAGTAGGTCCTGCCACGGTACCAATAGGAACGGAAGGAAAGGGTTTTGCATAGACAATAACAAGATCGAAAGGAGCATCTGAGCCAAATGGGGTGAAGAAATGGTCAAGAGACCACTCCAGTGCATACTGGCTATTCTCTGTTTGATCCATGGCTAACACCATCACCCTCTTCTCTGAAGAACTACTCGACATTTTTCCACATATCAAACTTACCTAAACCAACGCATACATACAGCCTTAATTAATTAATGCTTGCCTACCTATTTATATACGGTAGGGGTTCGCCAACCATTATTTTcacacattatatatatatatatatatatatatatatatatatatattttacaactACACGTACATGTACGGCTACacctatata
This genomic window contains:
- the LOC112771301 gene encoding universal stress protein PHOS34 isoform X2 yields the protein MSSSSSEKRVMVLAMDQTENSQYALEWSLDHFFTPFGSDAPFDLVIVYAKPFPSVPIGTVAGPTPVAIGPEIFPAVDLELKLVADQVTEKAKQICTSKSVHGALVEIVEGDARNVLCDAVDRHRASLLVLGSRGYGAIKRVVLGSVSDHCTHHAHCSVMIVKKPKSKK
- the LOC112771301 gene encoding universal stress protein PHOS34 isoform X3 codes for the protein MSSSSSEKRVMVLAMDQTENSQYALEWSLDHFFTPFGSDAPFDLVIVYAKPFPSVPIGTVAGPTPDLELKLVADQVTEKAKQICTSKSVHGALVEIVEGDARNVLCDAVDRHRASLLVLGSRGYGAIKRVVLGSVSDHCTHHAHCSVMIVKKPKSKK
- the LOC112771301 gene encoding universal stress protein PHOS34 isoform X1 is translated as MSSSSSEKRVMVLAMDQTENSQYALEWSLDHFFTPFGSDAPFDLVIVYAKPFPSVPIGTVAGPTPAVAIGPEIFPAVDLELKLVADQVTEKAKQICTSKSVHGALVEIVEGDARNVLCDAVDRHRASLLVLGSRGYGAIKRVVLGSVSDHCTHHAHCSVMIVKKPKSKK